The proteins below are encoded in one region of Telopea speciosissima isolate NSW1024214 ecotype Mountain lineage chromosome 10, Tspe_v1, whole genome shotgun sequence:
- the LOC122643374 gene encoding uncharacterized protein LOC122643374 codes for MISIQGSLFSTVPILSRDNYKKWREDLDVALFVIELDLAFREPNPIITATSTTEENQKLEKWETANRKCIILMKRSIPENMKDSVGEMDTATEYLTVIKEVFEVFQSAEKAELMNQILLAKFDGNGSVREHFLEISSMVKKLKDLETNLDDDFLVSLTLKSLPE; via the coding sequence ATGATATCTATTCAGGGTAGTCTATTCTCTACTGTTCCTATCTTATCTAGAGATAACTATAAGAAATGGAGAGAGGACCTGGATGTAGCACTATTTGTCATAGAGTTGGACTTAGCTTTTAGAGAGCCTAATCCCATAATTACAGCCACTAGCACCACTGAGGAGAACCAGAAATTAGAAAAATGGGAAACTGCTAACAGAAAGTGTATCATCTTGATGAAAAGATCTATCCCTGAGAATATGAAGGATAGTGTAGGAGAGATGGACACTGCAACTGAATATTTGACTGTGATCAAAGAAGTTTTTGAGGTTTTTCAAAGTGCTGAGAAAGCGGAATTGATGAATCAAATCCTCTTAGCCAAGTTTGATGGTAATGGAAGTGTGAGGGAGCATTTTCTGGAGATATCTTCCATGGTGAAGAAGTTGAAAGATCTGGAAACTAACCTGGATGATGATTTTCTAGTCTCTCTTACACTGAAATCTCTCCCAGAGTAG
- the LOC122643375 gene encoding uncharacterized protein LOC122643375, which produces MDPPEDHLSKSHVEHRVDRLQVDVAEMLQLMAQLVQSVNELSKGGSISGPMEQEVRKTNSATPKTPITILVEEGDDSRPMDPPEIEREKKMREKVAELEVVIKGKVKEKDEEDLLFFLKGRTPEDFKWKLDKFDGSGDPRAHLKIFATIARSWGLSENQMGQAFLYSLAGSALRWLTQLDHTQTQSWASVVKAFTKQYSYNTEMDITRRELETLRQEPSEEFLNYIMRFREKAAKMWNRSTEEEQVNKIHRDVDKIQEMLMRTVVLDDKYQEELQQLEPVKEQWSLPQAIHHLESSINLTLALAQDLCGTPPLSPNRGNREYRSRGERKDRNFYKSLAEARKMYQAALEAFHAVSQLIPEDSHTVQQVAKKQETLSKILDQAQKSIVALSDEGAEIRTCPKGPLIFNDSDEEDGDFYPVKLVIKGRESEVTETRSGQNFKNKDLTVEKYWSSQSTMVVEPENRVLDQLKKAQANILIWGLLMSLFFSEEDLPPGGKNHNRALYIIVECNKNQVPQVLIDNGSVLNVMPLKAARCMGMSLDKMKSSSQTIRAYDNSRREVMGILTTNVKIGPACFTIDFQVIDVQASFNMLLGRPWLHSKGALASSLHQKLKFLHDQKVITIFEDLEMVHTLANIEVDGSISQEVQLGGFKIGHICTSFVNEEDSVLGKFPMMWSKATVRIMKKMKYFPGLGLGKNQQGIPAFPEIQANTNHHGLGFNPKDPKKKAPGRRNSAVNGNPYFKTLNGYFMKVGEDFPYYGNQEPWFDQEQGKRLPGLEIFFRGEVD; this is translated from the exons ATGGATCCTCCGGAGGACCACTTGTCAAAAAGTCACGTCGAGCATCGAGTGGATAGATTGCAGGTAGATGTGGCTGAAATgctgcaactcatggcacaactggTGCAGTCAGTCAACGAACTCTCTAAGGGTGGATCCATATCTGGGCCAATGGAGCAGGAGGTCCGGAAGACCAACTCTGCAACCCCCAAGACTCCAATAACCATACTGGTGGAGGAAGGGGATGATAGCCGCCCTATGGATCCTCCCGAaattgaaagggagaagaagatgagagaaaaggtGGCCGAACTAGAAGTGGTTATCAAAGGCAAAGTCAAGGAGAAAGACGAAGAGGACCTGTTGTTTTTCCTTAAAGGAAGAACTCCTGAAGACTTCAAGTGGAAGTTGGACAAATTTGATGGATCAGGAGATCCTAGAGCCCACCTCAAGATCTTTGCCACCATTGCTAGATcttggggactttctgaaaaccaaatggggcAAGCGTTCTTATACTCgttggccggatctgctttaAGGTGGTTAACACAGCTTGACCACACTCAAACCCaatcatgggcctctgtggttaaagcgtTCACGAAGCAGTACTCgtacaatactgagatggatattacCCGAAGAGAGTTGgagaccttgaggcaagaaccgaGTGAAGAATTTTTAAACtacatcatgaggttcagagaGAAGGCTGCGAAGATGTGGAATCGCTCCACTGAAGAGGAACAG GTGAATAAGATCCATCGGGATGTAGACAAGATCCAGGAAATGCTTATGAGAACGGTGGTCTtagatgataagtaccaagaagagcttcaacagctaGAACCCGTCAAAGAGCAGTGGTCACTCCCTCAAGCAATCCATCACTTGGAGAGCTCTATAAATCTAACTTTAGCtctggcacaagacctatgtgggactcctcctcTGTCCCCAAATCGGGGCAACAGAGAATACC GTTCTCgaggggaaaggaaggatcGCAACTTTTACAAGTCATTGgcagaagcaagaaagatgtaccaagcggctttgGAAGCCTTTCACGCTGTTAGCCAGTTGATACCAGAAGATTCTCACACAGTCCAACAAGTGGCTAAGAAGCAAGAAACCCTATCAAAAATCCTAGATCAAGCCCAgaagtctattgtggccttgTCCGATGAGGGAGCTGAAATCCGAACTTGTCCCAAGGGTCCCCTTATCTTCAATGATAGTGACGAAGAGGATGGTGACTTTTATCCAGTCAAGTTGGTCATCAAAGGAAGAGAGTCAGAAGTTACGGAAACTAGAAGTGGCcaaaatttcaagaataaagatttgacagtggaaaaatattggTCTAGCCAATCAACAATGGTCGTTGAGCCAGAAAATCGAGTGCTAGACCAATTAAAGAaggcccaagccaacatcttaatctggggattattaatg tcactctttttctcagaagaagaCTTACCCCCAGGAGGGAAGAATCACAACAGGGCACTCTACATCAtcgtggaatgtaacaagaatcaggttcCCCAAGtcctgatagacaatgggtccgtcCTCAATGTGATGCCTCTCAAAGCCGCGAGATGCATGGGTATGTCTCTGGACAAGATGAAGtcatccagtcaaaccatcagagCATATGACAATTCCAGGAGGGAGGTAAtggggattcttaccaccaacGTCAAAATCGGGCCCGCCTGTTtcaccatagacttccaagtcatcgatgttcaagcatccttcaacaTGTTGCTCGGGAGGCCATGGCTGCATTCAAAAGGCGCCTTAGCATCTAGTCTCCATCAAAAGCTGAAATTTCTACATGACCAGAAGGTGATTACCATCTTCGAAGATCTAGAAATGGTGCATACGTTGGCCAACATAGAAGTGGATGGATCAATCTCACAGGAAGTACAATTGGGAGGTTTtaaaatcggccacatttgcACTTCCTTTGTAAATGAAGAAGATTCGGTTCTAGGGAAATTCCCGATGATGTGGAGCAAGGCCACTGTGAGgatcatgaagaagatgaaatactTCCCAGGACTAGGGTTGGGAAAGAACCAACAAGGAATACCAGCATTCCCGGAGATACAAGCCAATACTAATCATCATGGTTTAGGATTCAATCCGAAGgacccaaagaagaaagccccAGGACGGAG